GACGAGACGGGCCGCGAGGATCTCGGAGCGCATCCGCGCGATGCCGCGCTCGAAGCGGCGCAGCGTCGCTTCCACGGGGAGTGGAGCTTCGCCCCCCGCCGCCGCGAGGCAGTGCCGGGCAATCTCCTGGCGGTCGGCGGCCATCTGGTCCAGGTGATCGAGCAGGCGATCCAGCAGATGGGCTTTGATGCGCAGCGATCCGGCCAGGCGCGGCGCCCCCGGCAGGGCGAAGCGCTCCGGCTCGTCCTCGACCGACGGGGCGCTCCGGATCTCCACCTCGGCCACGCCCCACAAGCGCCCCAGCCAGCCGCGCACCGATTCTTCCTCGAGGCGGGTCGCCAGCAGCGCTTCCAGAATCAGGGAAGGCGCGAGCAGAGGCGCCTCCTCCTCGAGGTGGACCGCCGCCGGGTCGAGAAGCTTCAGATGTCCGAAGAGCGCGCGGCGGCGCGCCCGCGGCAGAGGAGCTTCCGGATCGATGGACAGCCTGACGTAAAGCGAGTGGAGAGGGGCCGCCTCGTCGGCGGCCGGCAGCGGCGGCGGGAGAGCCAGGGTCCGGAGGAGATCCTCGGAGGCGAAGGGCTTCATGATGAAATCGGCCGCGCCCGCCTCCAGCCCGTTCAGGACGCCTCCTTCCTGATCGGCCGAGGCGGCGAGGACGATCCGGCAGGGCGGCTCGCCGCCGGCGATGGCGCGCGCCAGCTCGACGCCATCCAGGCCAGGCATGATGAGGTCGGAGATGATCAGATCGGGGTGCAGCTCGGGGGCAAGCGTCAGGGCGGCGACGCCATCGGAAGCTTCCGCCACGATCCGGTAGGCGCCGCTGCGCTCCAGGATTTCCCGCAGCATCGACCGGACGAAAGCGGCGTCGTCCACCAGCAGCACGGTGCGCGGCATCGAGGTCTCGCGTCAAGGAAAGCGAAGAGAGCCGAACTCGACGGCGGGGATTATGAGGCGGGGCCGGAGCGCTGTCAATGATTCCTTGGAAAGTTGCACTCGGAGCGAATTTCCCAGCGATGCAGCCGCCGGCGCGGATACAATGCAATGCCTCGCCTTGGGGAGGATTGCCGTGCTGCGCAGAACAGCCGACCGGAAGCGGGCCCTTGCCGGAACGATCCGCCT
Above is a window of Candidatus Polarisedimenticolia bacterium DNA encoding:
- a CDS encoding response regulator, yielding MPRTVLLVDDAAFVRSMLREILERSGAYRIVAEASDGVAALTLAPELHPDLIISDLIMPGLDGVELARAIAGGEPPCRIVLAASADQEGGVLNGLEAGAADFIMKPFASEDLLRTLALPPPLPAADEAAPLHSLYVRLSIDPEAPLPRARRRALFGHLKLLDPAAVHLEEEAPLLAPSLILEALLATRLEEESVRGWLGRLWGVAEVEIRSAPSVEDEPERFALPGAPRLAGSLRIKAHLLDRLLDHLDQMAADRQEIARHCLAAAGGEAPLPVEATLRRFERGIARMRSEILAARLVSFDRIASRLGRAVQESGRRAGRSASLKLLGGETRLDLAVLEEIAALMEWWLPRVVLSEVGRADILRQLGRSEAQELYLAVSRSGARLVLQLHLPASPESSEEGDLDAVLLERLARMGGTASAVAGETERKIEILLPAGVSLVRSYLCQAGRQLFAIPVASVERAVDLPASGIRVSEGRTFWQEDGGERVPLVRFPRIPWTLADGPARSGFPGLVYRVGPQRYALAMDALLGETDVVVRPLKDSGNGGQMAGMALMADGGIAMVPDLPSLARVR